One window of the Lytechinus variegatus isolate NC3 chromosome 3, Lvar_3.0, whole genome shotgun sequence genome contains the following:
- the LOC121411083 gene encoding SRSF protein kinase 3-like isoform X6: MKIAHSNKPPPKVSIDSEDEEEEEQEDREGEEQGAYGSDEDEQEDPQDYCRGGYHPVKILDLFNGKYHVTRKLGWGHFSTVWLAWDLTGRRYVALKVVKSAEHYTETALDEIKLLKCVRDSDPTDIHRERVVQLIDDFKVTGVNGTHVCMVFEVLGNNLLKPIIQSKYMGLPIRQVKSIIRQVLEGLDYLHTKCKIIHTDIKPENILLCVDEDTIRRLASEAKEWMKGKAKPPVSSVSTAPAEKKPQEKMSKNKKRKMKKKQKKQLALLEKQQQQLQEIDQEKIRRLSETTEPDADRDGEDVTTDSPQNQSNNGNQSLGASGDKMVEVLEEAEEGEEDGSVSRMKSAKSPERTSEKSSPEEEQKGVVVGETATNGNDDAGCRGDEAEEADVFEDASERIPSPVNEKGDGPGRKEEQEKQEGLCNGYGEENGDGDSDIDLPLKPKLPLDVKENGLDSASSTPTKESLKNAANKEKSENKGSDPNENTISENSDESKDKETLNNGAKENGNHTTVDNKPSDITQENKDIELNSLGADSMLNGGMTPENALADDVQKETSGDDNRRQEIDRKWKELENFKVTNSGSEDRKEEGNESAATTPDDSNKDEELIEGAISPERKDELPIKLADLGNACWTYHHFTEDIQTRQYRALEVLIGAGYDTAADIWSTACMAFELACGDYLFEPHSGENYSRDEDHIAHIIELVGHIPKHIALSGKYSRDFFNKKGELRNIQKLKPWSLFHVLTEKYEWPEEEAKEFASFLHPMLEFDPAKRATAKESLSHPWLYS; encoded by the exons TGCCCATAGCAACAAGCCTCCACCCAAAGTATCCATAGATTCTGAGgatgaggaagaggaggagcAGGAAGATCGCGAAGGGGAGGAGCAAGGAGCCTATGGATCTGACGAAGATGAACAGGAGGATCCTCAAGACTACTGCAGAG GTGGTTATCATCCTGTGAAGATTCTTGATCTGTTTAATGGGAAGTATCATGTTACACGTAAACTTGGATGGGGGCATTTCTCTACCGTGTGGCTGGCATGGGACCTTAC gggAAGGAGATATGTTGCACTGAAGGTTGTGAAGAGTGCAGAACACTACACAGAGACTGCTCTGGATGAGATCAAACTTCTCAAATGT GTACGAGACAGTGATCCTACTGATATACACAGGGAGAGAGTTGTTCAGCTCATTGATGACTTCAAGGTTACTGGCGTCAATGGAACAC ATGTATGTATGGTGTTTGAAGTACTTGGTAACAATCTTTTAAAACCCATCATCCAATCAAAGTACATGGGACTACCCATCAGACAGGTCAAGAGCATTATTAGACAG GTGTTGGAGGGTCTAGATTACTTGCATACAAAGTGTAAGATCATTCACACTGATATTAAACCCGAGAATATCTTACTATGTGTTGATGAGGACACTATCAGGAGACTAGCCAGTGAGGCCAAGGAATGGATGAAAGGAAAAGCAAAACCTCCAGTTTCATCAG TGAGTACAGCTCCAGCAGAGAAGAAACCTCAGGAGAAGATGTCTAAAAAcaagaagagaaaaatgaagaagaaacaaaagaaacaactgGCTCTCCTGGagaaacaacaacagcagcTCCAAGAGATTGACCAAGAAAAGATCAGGAGACTATCAG AAACAACTGAACCCGATGCTGATAGGGATGGTGAGGACGTCACAACGGATTCACCCCAGAACCAAAGCAACAACGGAAACCAGTCATTGGGAGCTTCGGGAGACAAGATGGTTGAAGTACTAGAAGAAGCTGAAGAAGGGGAGGAAGATGGATCTGTTTCGAGGATGAAGTCTGCCAAATCTCCAGAGAGAACTTCAGAGAAATCAAGTCCTGAAGAGGAACAGAAAG GAGTAGTTGTGGGTGAAACTGCAACCAATGGGAATGATGATGCTGGTTGTAGAGGCGATGAGGCTGAAGAGGCAGATGTCTTCGAGGATGCATCCGAGAGGATACCGTCACCTGTCAACGAGAAAGGGGACGGTCCTGGTAGGAAGGAGGAGCAGGAGAAACAGGAGGGGCTTTGTAACGGGTACGGGGAGGAGAATGGTGATGGAGATTCAGATATTGACCTGCCTCTTAAACCAAAGCTCCCTCTAGATGTCAAAGAGAATGGACTGGATTCAGCCTCTTCTACACCTACCAAAGAAAGTCTCAAAAATG CTGCAAACAAggaaaaaagtgaaaacaaaGGCAGCGACCCCAACGAGAATACCATTTCTGAAAACTCTGACGAGAGCAAAGACAAAGAGACTCTTAACAATGGAGCAAAAGAGAATGGAAACCACACAACTGTAGACAATAAACCCTCAGACATAACACAGGAAAACAAAGACATTGAACTCAATTCCTTGGGAGCTGATTCCATGCTGAATGGAGGGATGACCCCTGAGAATGCTCTGGCAGATGATGTGCAAAAGGAAACCTCTGGCGATGATAACAGGAGACAGGAGATCGATCGCAAGTGGAAGGAGTTGGAAAATTTTAAGGTGACAAATAGTGGGAGTGAAGACAGAAAGGAGGAAGGGAATGAGAGTGCAGCCACCACCCCTGACGATAGCAATAAAG ATGAAGAATTGATAGAAGGTGCCATTTCTCCCGAAAGGAAGGATGAACTACCAATCAAACTGGCTGACCTCGGCAATGCATGCTGGACT TACCATCACTTTACCGAGGACATTCAAACCCGGCAATACAGAGCTCTTGAAGTCTTAATAGGAGCAGGGTATGATACAGCAGCAGATATATGGAGCACAGCTTGTATG gcCTTTGAGCTGGCTTGTGGAGACTACCTGTTTGAGCCTCACTCAGGAGAAAACTATTCTAGGGATGAAG atcaCATAGCTCATATCATTGAATTAGTGGGACATATACCCAAACACATTGCTCTCAGTGGGAAATACTCCAGAGACTTCTTTAACAAGAAAG GTGAGTTGAGAAACATCCAGAAGCTGAAGCCTTGGAGTCTCTTCCATGTCCTCACCGAGAAGTATGAATGGCCGGAGGAGGAGGCCAAAGAGTTTGCCAGCTTCCTTCATCCAATGCTTGAGTTTGATCCAGCCAAACGTGCCACAGCCAAGGAGAGCCTATCCCACCCATGGCTCTACTCATGA